In bacterium, the genomic window AGCTATCAATAAGGAATATCAGGAAAAAGTTTTACCTATGGCCAAAGAAAAATGTCTCATGTGTCATGGCCATGTAGAAAAGATGCCGCTCTATTCTGTTATTCCTCCGGCATCTTTTTTGGTAAATCATGATATTGATGAAGCCAAGGAAAAATATAACATGACTTTTGATTTTCCTTTTAGCGGTAAAGAAGGGCACGATTTTGTTGAAAGCCTTGATGAACTAATAGACGTGATTGACGAAGGAGAAATGCCCCCTGCCATTTATTTGGCCATGCATTTAAAATCGTTTGTAAGCGCATCCGAAAAACAGGCTATTATGGAATGGATAAAACATTCCAAGGCACTTTTAGCGCAAGAAGGAATTACAAAATCGGAAGCAGGTGATGGAAGCGATGAAGATCGTGATTAATTTGTATTTCTGGCCTGCAGAAAGCCACCTTTTAAATTAGCCACCTGAAAACCGTTTTGATTAAGTATTTGATAGGCCAGATATCCACGCTGGCCTTTTTGGCAATACACCACTATTTTTTTATCTTTTGGAATTTCATGTAAGCGATCGCGTAACTGGGAAACTGGAATATTAACTGAATTACCCAATTTCCCAAATTTTTGTATTTCATCGGGATTACGCACATCCACCAAAAAATCTGCTTCTGAAAAAGTTTCGATCGTCCGTACATCACCCTTCACTTCGTGCCCCGCTACAAATGAAGCAATATTGATGGGATCGTTGGCCGATCCAAACGGTGGAGCATAAGCTAAATCGAGTGATTCCAAATCGTGCACGGTCATTTTACCGTAGATTGCCGTGGCTAAAACATCCACGCGTTTATCTACCCCATTTTCTCCCATTACTTGTGCACCTAAAATGCGGCCGCTACCTTCCTCCACTAAAAGTTTGGTAATTACAGTTGTAGCACCGGGATAATAGGAGGCATGAGAAGGATCGCGCGTTGTTGAGGTAAAAAAGGTAAAACCAGCATCTTTGGCCTGTTTGCTATTTAGCCCCACATATCCAATTGTTTTATTAAGAAGACGCACAATAGATGTGCCTAAAGCGCCCGGATAGGTAAGATGGGCTCCCGCAGCATTAGCTCCCGCAATCCGCCCCTGACGATTAGCCGGGCCAGCCAGCGGAATACGTAAACGTGCGCCAGTAATAAGATGTGTTGTTTCGGCGGCATCACCCACCACATAAATATCGGGATCGGATGATTGTAAACGTCCATTAGCCTTCACTCCTCCCGTCACACCAATTTCCAAACCGGCCTCGCGAGCAAGCGCCACTTCGGGTTTTACTCCTACCGATAAGAGTACCATATCCGCATTTACCTTTTGTCCGTTTTCCAAAACAACAAAATCTTTTCCCATTTCGCTAGCGCCTATGGCATTTAAAATGGTGAGTGTGTTTGCATAATCCTGCTCCATATCTCGCACCAGCTCACGTGCCATATCGTCATCTAATAGAGGCAAAATATGCGGGGCCTTTTCAATAACCGTCACCTTTAAACCACGGTGCATTAAGGCCTCGGCCATTTCTAAACCAATAAACCCACCGCCAATAACAGCCGCCGTTTTTGGATTTTGGGTTTTAATAAATAAATCTATCTTGTCCATGTCGGGCACATCACGCAAAACAAACACATGTTCGGCGGGTAAACCTTTAAAAGGAGGCACAATCGGCATGGCGCCCTGGCTCATAATAAGTTTATCGTATACCTCGTCGATAATAGACCCATCGGGGGTTTTTACTTTTACTTTTTTAGCTACACGATCAACACTTAGAACCTCATGCCGAATAAGGGCTTTTATACGATATTTATCCCAAAATTTTTGCGGAGTCATTAAAAGCAGTTTTTCACGATCTTTAATTTCGCCGGCTATGTAATAAGGAAGACCACAATTAGCAAAAGAGAGATACTCACCCCGTTCAAAAACGGTAATCTCCGCATGTTCATTAACCCGGCGCGCTTTTGCGGCCGCTGTGGCTCCACCGGCCACACCACCAATAACAACTATTTTAAGCGACATATTGTCTCCTTTTTTTAAGCACCAAATTTTTTGGCAATTGAATTTTTATATCCTTCGCAAATATGGCTACACAGCTGCAATACAAAGGGTCCTATCATCCGATAATACACTGTTGTTTTGTCGCGGCGACTACTGAGCAAGTGGGCCCGGCTTAAAATGGAAAGATGACGCGAAATATTAGCTTGGGCTGTTCCTACCTCGGCCACAATATCGCCCACACTTTTTTCGCCATCATGCAGATACTGCATAATTTTTAAACGTGTAGGATCGGATAAAGCCTTCATCATCACGGCAATGTTTGATAATTCCTGATCATTTAATTTATCAAGCTTGGCCATTTTTTACCTCGCACGCAGGGAATTTATTAAATGGAAGTTTGGAGAGAAGTACAGCCATGCCACAAAATCCGCTAATGCCAGAAAACATTAAACCACAACCTACAAAAAGACTTAGGCCTAAAAAATAGGGGTGCACTGTTTTTGAAAGAATAATGCCCAGTACCACTAAAAACCCGGCAACCAATTGAACCTGCCTCATAAGTGGGAGCGTTTTAAGTGATCCTGTTACAAGCCCTGCATTTTTACAGGCTTTGATGCCGCCTTCTATACAGATGAGATTTTGATTCCCGCGTGCCATCAGCACTTGACGAGCCCGCTCGCTGCGAACGCCGCTTTGGCACACTAAATAGAGTTTTTGCGCAACAGGAAGAACTACTTTACCCGTTTCTATTTGAGATAGCGGAACATTATGAGAGCCCTTGATATGCGCCGCATTAAATTCATCGGGTTCGCGCACATCCACCACACAACATGATTCTTTATCTAAAAGCTCGCTTAATTGTTTTGGCAAGATACTTGTCATGAAACCTCCTATATATAAGCAATTACTTATATAAAGATTGAAGTACAATTTGTCAACGGGTCATTTTTTTTACTCGAATATCAAAATCAAGTTTGCTAGAGCATACAGCATGCAAACACTTGAATTTACAAAAAATCCATCGCTCACAAAAAACTTTGCCAAAGCTCTCTTTTTGCCCCGTAAAGGCTTTGGACCAAAACCAGAACTTCCCGCCCTTAAAGGTGTTTTTAACGCTATTAAAATCAATCCGGCCCTGCTCCATTCTTATTTTGATGTGTGTCAGTTTAATAATAAAAACGATGTCCCTCTTCTTTTTCCGCATAATCTGGCCTCGTCGGTGCATATGGCCTTGTTAACTCACAAAAGTTTTCCTTTAAAATTATTGGGAGCTGTTCATTTGCGTAATCAAATTACCCGACATGCACCCGTTTCAACGGCCGATAACTTAAGGCTTGAAACAGCCTTCACCGAAGTGCGTGTTACATCTAAAGGCGTAGAGTTTGATTTTTATACCGAGTTTTTTAGTAACGAAAATCTGGTGTGGGAAGAAGTAACTACTTATTACAAGCGTGGACGTTTTGGGGCCGATAGTGGCAAAGAAACTAAAACCATGGAAACTTTAACCGATACGGTTGAAGTGGCTCGTTGGTATTTGTCCAAAAAATTGGGCAAACAATACGCAAAATTATCAAACGATTATAACCCCATTCACATTTCTAAAACGCTCGCTAAAATGTTTGGCTTTAAGCGCGATGTAGCGCATGGCATGGGTGTTTTGGCTACCGCGATCGATCGCGCGGGACTAGCCAATGCTAAAACCAATGATGTTTTCTTTAAAGGCCCGCTTTTTTTAGAAAATGAAGTGAGGTTAGTACAGGGCACCACTGATAAAAGCCGTTTTGATATTTACTGTGGGAACAATCCTAAGCCCAGCATTTGCTTCCGACTGGTGTGACAAGTTAAACTCCTCAGATAACTAATTGATGTTTGCTGTTAAACAACACTTTGTGGATTCCCAACGCCAGCGAAATGGATGAAAATCCAAACGCAAACGTGAGCATAAAAATTATTACCAGTTGGTATTTTACAGCTACTAATGGATTTACACCCGCCATCACAAGCCCCGCCATGGCTCCCGGCAAATAAATAATACCCAAAGTTTTAAGCGTATCTACCATGGGCATGGAACAAATTTTGATAGCCCGGTTAGTTAACGGAATAATCACTTCTTTGGCCGAAATTCCCAAAGATAAATTGGCTTCAATTAAACTTTTAGATTGTTCTATTTCAAACGTAACCCGCTCAATAAAAAAAGAACAATTGTTCATCACCTGCCCAATTAAAATACCGCCAATAGGAATAATATACTGTGCCTTCCAGGCAATTACCTTAAATAAACACAAAATAATGAGGATAGACGGCGGCACTAAATAAATAACCAGCGCAATAAGCACACCCATTCTTTTATATTTTTTCCAGCGTCGCGCTGTTAAAAAAGTGGCGGCTCCACACATGATAAATAATATACCGCTTACAGCCCATACATGATCAACTTTAAACAACCACAACACCACAAAACCCGCCGCCGTTAATTGTACAATACCCTGGAGCGAGCTTAAAATGATGGGGAGAGTGAGATTAATGCGACGTAAATAAAGAAAAAGGGCAAAGAGTAAAATAAGAGAATAGGATAATGCCATCGAGGTATAGCTAATGTCGTTCATATTCCTCCCTTTTTTAGAAAAAGCGGATTTACACCCAAACGCTGGGCTTGTGCGGCATCGTGCGTAACCCACACTACACGGACATTCAATTTATGAATCAAATCTAATAGTACCGATTCAATCTTGCGAGTGGTATCCAAATCTAAATTGGCGGTGGGTTCATCTAAAAGAAGAATTTCGGGATCGTTTAATATAACGCGCACTAAGTTAACACGCTGCAATTCACCGGTAGATAAATCACGTATTTGTTTATTTAAAATAGAAGGGTCTAAAAGAACGTCCTGCATGAGCGCTTCTAATCTGCTTTCTTCAATTTTCTTTTTATGCTGAGTGGGTCCGTAAAGAACAAAAGTATTCACAGTTTCTTCTGGCAACGCTTTTAGTTGCGGCATCAACGCCACTTTATGACGAAGTTCTAAAACGGGAATTTCGGCAATAGATCTTTCTTTATAAAATATCTGGCCGTCCTGAGGGTCAATAAGACGGTTTAATAAACGCAACAGTGTGCTTTTTCCAGATCCGGAGCTCCCCATAACAACATTTATTTTTTCGTCTGGAATAATAAAATTAAAATCCGAAAAAATTGAGGTGTCTGAAAATGAAAGCCTAATATTTTTTAATGTAAATAGAGGGTTCATTTATTCTCCGGTATCCAAAAACTAAAAGTAGTTCCTTTTCCTTGTTCGCTTACAACACTTATAACGCCTCCATGTAATTCGATAATTTTTTTGGAAATAGCCAAGCCTAATCCCAATCCCTTGCGTTTGGTGGTGGTAAAATCGTCAAATAGAGTTTCCAGTTTATCGGCAGGAATACCAATACCGTTATCATTCACCTCAAATAATGTTTTACCAAAATCACTATTAACATTTAGTTTAATAATTCCGCCATTTGGCAAGGCTTGCAGCGCATTGGTCATAAGATTAGACAGTACACGCACCAGTAAAAAATAATCGGCTTTCACAACATGCTCGTTGTCGGCATCAAAAATAAGTTCAATTTTTTTATCGACGGCCTGTAACTCAAAACGACTTTTAAGATCAGCCAATAATTTTCCAATATTAATATCGCTGCGGTTAAACGGCATTTCAGAAGTTAAATCCTTTAAATTACTAAAAAAAAGATCCACGTTATTAAACTCGCGCGTCACTACATTAGAAAAATCCGTAACAAATTTTGGATCACCAGCCTTTGTAGGCATTAGCTTGGCCCAATTGCGAATATTGGTAATGGGGTGTTTTAAATCGTGCACAAGCCCACCCGCAATTTTACCAATGAGCGATAGACGTTCTTGCTTGCGAATTTGACCGGCCTGAAAGGACAATTGCTGGGCCATCTCATTATAATGGCCTCCCATATCCGAAAATTCATCGTGGGTATCTAGTCTAATGCGATGCTCCCAATTACCGTGCGCAATTTCTTCCAAACCCAGCGTCAGTGTTTTAACTGGAGACACCACCATTTTTTTAACACTCCAATAACCAACAACAAGCATAAGAGCAATTACCAGTATAGTGAGTACCAACATTTGAATGGAAAGATGATTGGCTAATTGAAAAGCTTCTTCTGTGGGTTCGCGTACCAGCAAAATACCACCAAAGGGCAAATCAAGAGGCATTAACGACACTAAATAACGATTTGAGTTAAGTGTTTGAATAAAACTTTGAGACCCATGAATAAAATCACTAAAGCCCGGATAAGGTTTAAGCTCAAATAAAACCGACATGTTGGACGAGGCAAAAATATTACCCTTGGCATCCACTAAAAAAGCCTCACCTGTTTTTCCAATTTTCATCTGGTGCACCAGATGCCAGGCATAAATTAGATTAAGTTCGGCCACTAAAACTTTTTGTACTTTGCCTTCCTTTTTTATGGGCAAATAGACGCTAATAGCAGGCCTAACCGGTGGCGGATTTTGTGCAATGTACACATCGCTAATGGCCATTTGCCCCTTCAGCAATTGTGGGGTTTTCTCTCTTAAATCAACAGCAGGTGGTTTTTCAAACTGACTTTGCTCTAAAACATTTCCGTCTAAATCGGTAATCATCAAATATTGAAAATAGGGATAGTTGGCAAAGGCCATTTTTAACAAATGGTCGTATTCGTCTTGGGTGTAGCTAAATTGTTCCAACTCGCGGGAGAGATTTTGTAAAATATCAAAGCTATTATCAAAATAATTGGATACATCTCGAGTAGTGGCACGGGCCACTTCCAAATTGGCCTGCATCACTTGTTCTTTACTAACCTGACCTATACGACTGATGGAAATAGTATGAAAAACTATTACGGGTATAATAGCCGATAATAAAAAAATGAGGGTTAATTTAAAAAAAACTGATTTCATTTATACTTTTGCTCCTCACGAGGTACCCAAATTTTTTGAATTTCATAAAAGAATTCATCAAAATTGGGGTCATACCCCCTAAACCGTTTATGGATAATCATGGGAATATGCCGTTCCAACAAACTAAAATAAGTGGGGGCCCGCTGCAGCAATTTTTGGGTTTCTAAAAAAGCTTCTTCGCGTTTTTGTGGTAAAAACTCATAACGAATATCATCCACAACCTGTTTTTTTTCTTCAACTGTTAAAAGTGTTTTTTGATTTTCGTTTGCATACTCGTAAACATACAGGTCATCAAATAAAAAATCGGCAGGATAAAGGGCAAGGTCATATTTTTTTTCATGCACCGCTTTTACAAAATCGTTAAAAACAAAAGGATGAATAGTAAGCTTAATACCTTGTGCATAAAAGGACTGAATAAGTTGGTATAAAATAAAATCACTAAATTCATGCTCTTTAATAGTAATTACATTTAAGACAGAAGGAAGTGTAGAAACAGATATGTCATTATTAATAGTTACTTCTTGGGAAGCAGAAGTTTTTGTTTCACCTATTTGGTTAATAATTGAAGCTTCATGTAAAAGACGCGCCATACTCTGGCGACTCGCTTGAGAACTCAATTGTGGATTATCAACATTTAGGTCTATTACATAATGAAGGGGTTTCTTTTGAAAAAGAACACGATATGTATTGTTGTCTTGAAACAGTTTTTCGTAAGTGGGATCGGCCAAATACAAGAAATCGAGATCTTCACGAGTGAGCATGGCCAAACCTTCCATGTATGTAGGCAAAAAATAAATTAATACCTTATTTAAATAAGGTCCTTTTTTATAATAATGTTTATTAGGAACAAGTGTTAAAATACCTTGGTTTGCATTGTAATCTAATACACCAAAAGCCCCTGTTCCATTCATTGTAGGCTTCTCACCCTTATCCCATTGACCTTTTTTAGTAATTGGAATCAATTCTAAAGCATAACTAAAAAAAGCATCATAGCGCTTAAAAGTAAATTCTACTTCGTTTTCTCCTACAACTTCTATTTTATCTAAATTTATAAGCAAATTGTGATATGAACTTTTTTCGTGATCTTTATTGTATTGAAAAGAATAACATACATCATCCGGCCTTAACCTGGTGCCATCCTGAAAAAAAGCATTTTCACGCAAATGGATACGCCAAACGGTTTTATCAGCATTAGTGGTGTACGATAATGCCAAATCGGGAACAAGCATATTGCTGCCGGTCATTTCAAAAAGTGTAGAATATACCATGTCGCTAACCAAACCCTGCCCTCCAAGTGGATCAAGATAAATATTAGCTGCAGGATCAAATACGAGCATATCGATACCAATATGCAGTTCGTCTCCGTGCTGTGGATGTTTTGAATGGGTATTACATGCCGATGCAATAAGTAGACCAAGGATAAGAAAGTAAAATGTGGTTTTCGTCATGTATTGCTAATGTGAATACCATAAAGCACCTTAAACAAAAAGCCCCCATAAAGGGGGCTTTTTGCGATAATAAACAGGTCAATTTTAATATACTACAGGTTTGCAGCTCATCATTTTGGGTTTATCTTTTTTAACACCTTTTTTAATTACGATAGTATTCATAACTGCTCCTTTTTAGTGGCGAGGTTTAGTTAAACTGAGAACATTCCGATGTCCCCGCTATAATCATCAGAAGTCTCTTGATTAAAAACAGTTTTAGTTTCAAGATTGGCGCGTGTTACATCCAGCCCATCTTCATAGCCAATGGTCTCATTTAAATTGCGTTCAAACATTTCCTGCACCATTTGCTTAAAATAAAGTTTGTCACACGAACCTATGCTAAAATCCTGGTAGCGCTCAAAACCCACAGCCTTGCAACCACCAGCACAAACAGGAATAAACGCGCAATCACCACAGTCTTTCCACGGCGTAATACCTGTACCCATGCGTTCATCCACCTTTTTAATATCAGCGCCCTGCCATATATCGCCCGAGGCAAATTGTTCTTTGCCCACCATGGCCGAGCATTTGTAAAGTTTCCCGGTCATATCCACTCCAAAAAAACTTTTACGGTGCAGTTCGCACGGCCCAATACCAATTTGGTCGTTTGACGGTAAGTTTTTGGATTGAATATAATTGCGGGTACGCATCATCACCTCTACGTGATGAGCATCAAAAGCAGGTCCTGTAAAATCGGTACGCACAGGCGCTTCTGTTTTTTGTTCGTACGCCTGAATAGGCTTAAATTCGGCACTAAAAATATTATTTCTAAACGGAGAATCGTTTAAACGATCCACCAGCTGCTTTAAACTATTTTCGTTTTGTGAATTAAAATTGCCACCAATATAAAAGGGAATGATACCGGCCAGATCCGATAAATTAGCCCAAATTTTATCAAAGGTTCCTTTACCACTTTGGGTTACACGCAATTTATCGTGGTCGTGCTTATCACCATCGAGTGTAATTTTAATCCATTTAAGTCCTAGTTTAATCCATTCTTTCACTTTCTCCCGTTTTAGCATCACGCCATTGGTTACTATTCCAAATTCAAACTCCGTATTTTGTTTAAGACAGAAACGCTGCGTTTCTGTAGCAATATATTCAAGAACAGGAACGTTCATTAAGGGTTCACCACCAAAAAAGGTAATGGCAACTTTTTTGGATTTATATTTCAAAACTCTTTCATTATTGAATTCTACAAACTGGCGCGCCGTTTCCATGCTCATATTAAGCCCCTTGGCCAAAACATCTTTTTCAAAGCAGTAAGGACAGCGCAAATTGCAGGTACGTGAGGTTAAAAGAAGGTAAGAAAGCTCTTCGTAATTGTTGCGTACTTTTTCATCAAACCAATTTAAAAAATCTTGTTTTTCATTGGTATTGTCATCAACCAAAAAACCGCATTCAACAAACGTTTCGCATAGTTTTTCTTCGGCATCTGTTAGTGGAGTTTTATTTTTTATTTTATTTTTAAATGTGTGAAGAATATTTTTGTCGTCACATAATACTTGCGAATCGGAAAATGTATTATATACAAGACAACGTTTTTCATGAGCCTTCTCGGCAATAACATTGAATTTCGACCACTGCATGAAAGCCCCCCTTTTTTGCAATGTTGCTGCAGTGAGTTAAGCAAGGGCTGTACCAAACAAGGGGCTATAATATTTTAGGGTTGTAACTTATTTGAATTGCTCTGTTTTTTTTAAATATTTCTTAAATACGTGTTTTTTTATAGAGCACTTTCTTGGATAAATACATTTTCGAATGTTCATAAAATGAATGGATAGAAAAATATCCATGCTGTTTATGCTATGATTTTTTAATGTCTTATCAAACTCTTATGTGAGGGATAAATTTTATCTAGGATTTGGATAAATTCTTATCCATATATATTTCGTAGATTTTCATAAATTCAAAATTTATAGCCTTTTTTTATAGACACCGCCATCAATCGCCTCTAGATAAAGGAAATATACTTTAATTTTTCATGCATAGTAAATTATCTATTTTTATTTCTTTGTTTTTACTTTTGTCTTCTACCGCTTTTGCATCGCCTACTATCGAAATTTCGGTAATTGCCAACAAAACAGAGGAAAACAATTCAAAAATACCTCATACGGTAGATGTCATTTCTCATAAAAAATTGGCTCTGCAAAAGAATGCTACCATCAGCGATATGCTGCATCAAATTTCGGGTCTTTATGTGGCTGAAAAGGGTTTAAGCGGCGACGATTTAGATATCCGTATGCGTGGCTCCGATCGCGATGAAGTGTTGGTTCTTTTTGACGGCGTTCCAATTGAGGGCAATGGAGAAGCCAGATCGTTTTTTCTTAACATGATGCCCGTTGAATTTATTGACCGTGTAGAAATTATTAAAGGCGCACAAAGTGTTTTATATGGCTCCAATGCTGTTGGTGGAATCATCAATATTATTAGCCGAAACGGCTCAAAGCAAGAACCCCATTATTTTGCCAATTTTGCTTACACTACTGATAATTCTTTTCGAGAGGCTTTGGGTACAAGCTTGGGCAATGAAAAAACAGCTTTTAACATGGGGGTTATGAGGGACGACTCTAAAATATTAAATCACTTTAACGATCAATCCGACACCACGGGGTTACACCTTAATCTCAATCATCAGGTTTCCCCCGGTTTTAAAGTAACATGGGGATTAGATACATTTTTTGGCCGACAAAATTTAGCCTACGATCAAATTAATGCGTTTGGAGCCACCGTTAATTCGTATGTAGTGCCTGATGACGATATTAAAAGAAAAATAGGCTGGTTTCAGTCTTACATCAAGCTAGAGGCACAAATTACCGAGCGTTTTAAATCGGCCCTTCAAATTGCCGGCAACTATTTAACCGAGACACTGGCTAATACTAATGCGGGTGATAGCCCCGTGGATGAAAATGGTTTGCCACTGGATGCCAGCTCGCAATATTATTTGGGTCATTCTTACCGCATTTATACCGATTTTTTAAATCAGTACCGTCTTTTTAAAAGCTCTAACATTAAAGATGATGTACAAGTAGGCATCAGTGTCATTCACGATCATTTAGATTTTATTAATAATTCATATCCGGGAGACATAGGCGCTGGCCTCCCCTCTACCGATAGTTATCCCAGCCCTGGTGAAAAATCGGGACGAGAAAATTATTCGTTTTATTTTCAAAATCTTTTTTACTGGAATAATTTTACGCTTACTACAGGTGCCAGAATAGATCATAATACCACCTTTGGCAGCGAATGGTCTCCGCGTGTTGCGGCATCGTATGAGTTCAAAAAAACATCCACCACTATAAGAGCCAGTTACTCAGAAGGATTTCATGCTCCTACCATTGCCGAATTTTTTGATGCCACCATTGGTAGCACAGTAACGGCATTGTCTTTAAAGCGCCATCAAGAAACCACACAAAGCTATGAGGCCGGTATTGAACAAAACTTGTTCGATAATAAATTAAAACTACGCGGCACTTATTTTTACATCAGCTACAACAAGCTGCTGGATATCTTAGAAGCGATCAATAGTGCTAACTCGTGGGGTATTGAAAATGATGTTTCTACATCGCTTGTTCCCAAAACCAAATTAGGAATCAACTACACATTTAACCATACCCATAATGACGATACGGGCAAAGAACTTACCATGCGCCCACATCATATGCTTAATACTTATGTGGAAATGGAGCCTATTGCCAATTTTACAATTAGGCCAGAACTTCAATATGTTTCTAGAAGAAAAAATCCTGAAACCATCAGCCTTACTATAGGAGATTTTCCAGTACAGTTTTTTAATTCAAAGGGTGAAACGAGTACCTATACCAGCAGTCATACCGCTCTCAATCTACTGCTCAATTATAAATGGATAAATCCTACTAAAAATTTAAAGGCTGTTAATCTGTATGCAAAAGGAACTAACTTATTCAATAGTCGGTACGATAATAATTATGGTTATCCTGTAAACGGTTTTAGAGTTACTTTTGGTAGCAATTTTGAATTTTAAGTATGCCTAATGATGAGATATTTTTTAACCTTTATGAGGGGAAACATTATCTAAAAACTTATCCAAGAAGCTTATCTATTTTATTGAAAAATATAGATTTTTTCTTGCCTTCTCTCATAGCCCTATAGTATCTCTAACAAAAACGTGGATGAACTTATAAAACAAAATTTTCGAAAGTATAAAATTCTTGCTGTAGACGACGATCCTTCCATTTTGGATTTCATCGACACAATTTTAGGTGGCGATTATCAAATCTTAAAAGCCAGCTCGTGTGAAGAAGCAAAGCGTATCAGTTATCAGGAAGATTTTCAGCTAGTCTTGCTCGACTATTCTTTACCCGATGGCACGGGCGAAGAGCTTTTAAAATATTTTAAAGATATCAATGAAAACGTAGAAGTTATCATGGTGACCATGCACCAAGATATTAAAAAAGCTGTGGCCTGCACGCAGCTGGGCGCCTTTGATTATATTGATAAAGATTTTGACCCTGATGATTTAAAA contains:
- a CDS encoding rhodanese-like domain-containing protein, producing MTSILPKQLSELLDKESCCVVDVREPDEFNAAHIKGSHNVPLSQIETGKVVLPVAQKLYLVCQSGVRSERARQVLMARGNQNLICIEGGIKACKNAGLVTGSLKTLPLMRQVQLVAGFLVVLGIILSKTVHPYFLGLSLFVGCGLMFSGISGFCGMAVLLSKLPFNKFPACEVKNGQA
- a CDS encoding ABC transporter permease, yielding MNDISYTSMALSYSLILLFALFLYLRRINLTLPIILSSLQGIVQLTAAGFVVLWLFKVDHVWAVSGILFIMCGAATFLTARRWKKYKRMGVLIALVIYLVPPSILIILCLFKVIAWKAQYIIPIGGILIGQVMNNCSFFIERVTFEIEQSKSLIEANLSLGISAKEVIIPLTNRAIKICSMPMVDTLKTLGIIYLPGAMAGLVMAGVNPLVAVKYQLVIIFMLTFAFGFSSISLALGIHKVLFNSKHQLVI
- a CDS encoding FAD-dependent oxidoreductase, coding for MSLKIVVIGGVAGGATAAAKARRVNEHAEITVFERGEYLSFANCGLPYYIAGEIKDREKLLLMTPQKFWDKYRIKALIRHEVLSVDRVAKKVKVKTPDGSIIDEVYDKLIMSQGAMPIVPPFKGLPAEHVFVLRDVPDMDKIDLFIKTQNPKTAAVIGGGFIGLEMAEALMHRGLKVTVIEKAPHILPLLDDDMARELVRDMEQDYANTLTILNAIGASEMGKDFVVLENGQKVNADMVLLSVGVKPEVALAREAGLEIGVTGGVKANGRLQSSDPDIYVVGDAAETTHLITGARLRIPLAGPANRQGRIAGANAAGAHLTYPGALGTSIVRLLNKTIGYVGLNSKQAKDAGFTFFTSTTRDPSHASYYPGATTVITKLLVEEGSGRILGAQVMGENGVDKRVDVLATAIYGKMTVHDLESLDLAYAPPFGSANDPINIASFVAGHEVKGDVRTIETFSEADFLVDVRNPDEIQKFGKLGNSVNIPVSQLRDRLHEIPKDKKIVVYCQKGQRGYLAYQILNQNGFQVANLKGGFLQARNTN
- a CDS encoding metalloregulator ArsR/SmtB family transcription factor — encoded protein: MAKLDKLNDQELSNIAVMMKALSDPTRLKIMQYLHDGEKSVGDIVAEVGTAQANISRHLSILSRAHLLSSRRDKTTVYYRMIGPFVLQLCSHICEGYKNSIAKKFGA
- a CDS encoding ABC transporter substrate-binding protein, with product MTKTTFYFLILGLLIASACNTHSKHPQHGDELHIGIDMLVFDPAANIYLDPLGGQGLVSDMVYSTLFEMTGSNMLVPDLALSYTTNADKTVWRIHLRENAFFQDGTRLRPDDVCYSFQYNKDHEKSSYHNLLINLDKIEVVGENEVEFTFKRYDAFFSYALELIPITKKGQWDKGEKPTMNGTGAFGVLDYNANQGILTLVPNKHYYKKGPYLNKVLIYFLPTYMEGLAMLTREDLDFLYLADPTYEKLFQDNNTYRVLFQKKPLHYVIDLNVDNPQLSSQASRQSMARLLHEASIINQIGETKTSASQEVTINNDISVSTLPSVLNVITIKEHEFSDFILYQLIQSFYAQGIKLTIHPFVFNDFVKAVHEKKYDLALYPADFLFDDLYVYEYANENQKTLLTVEEKKQVVDDIRYEFLPQKREEAFLETQKLLQRAPTYFSLLERHIPMIIHKRFRGYDPNFDEFFYEIQKIWVPREEQKYK
- a CDS encoding ATP-binding cassette domain-containing protein is translated as MNPLFTLKNIRLSFSDTSIFSDFNFIIPDEKINVVMGSSGSGKSTLLRLLNRLIDPQDGQIFYKERSIAEIPVLELRHKVALMPQLKALPEETVNTFVLYGPTQHKKKIEESRLEALMQDVLLDPSILNKQIRDLSTGELQRVNLVRVILNDPEILLLDEPTANLDLDTTRKIESVLLDLIHKLNVRVVWVTHDAAQAQRLGVNPLFLKKGGI
- a CDS encoding sensor histidine kinase, which gives rise to MKSVFFKLTLIFLLSAIIPVIVFHTISISRIGQVSKEQVMQANLEVARATTRDVSNYFDNSFDILQNLSRELEQFSYTQDEYDHLLKMAFANYPYFQYLMITDLDGNVLEQSQFEKPPAVDLREKTPQLLKGQMAISDVYIAQNPPPVRPAISVYLPIKKEGKVQKVLVAELNLIYAWHLVHQMKIGKTGEAFLVDAKGNIFASSNMSVLFELKPYPGFSDFIHGSQSFIQTLNSNRYLVSLMPLDLPFGGILLVREPTEEAFQLANHLSIQMLVLTILVIALMLVVGYWSVKKMVVSPVKTLTLGLEEIAHGNWEHRIRLDTHDEFSDMGGHYNEMAQQLSFQAGQIRKQERLSLIGKIAGGLVHDLKHPITNIRNWAKLMPTKAGDPKFVTDFSNVVTREFNNVDLFFSNLKDLTSEMPFNRSDINIGKLLADLKSRFELQAVDKKIELIFDADNEHVVKADYFLLVRVLSNLMTNALQALPNGGIIKLNVNSDFGKTLFEVNDNGIGIPADKLETLFDDFTTTKRKGLGLGLAISKKIIELHGGVISVVSEQGKGTTFSFWIPENK
- a CDS encoding heme-binding domain-containing protein, which produces MKKIILIVTSLIIFILITRFIEIKTPPLTETKPALRCTTDSNANGLKCATLEAINKEYQEKVLPMAKEKCLMCHGHVEKMPLYSVIPPASFLVNHDIDEAKEKYNMTFDFPFSGKEGHDFVESLDELIDVIDEGEMPPAIYLAMHLKSFVSASEKQAIMEWIKHSKALLAQEGITKSEAGDGSDEDRD